The candidate division WOR-3 bacterium genomic interval ATTGACGGATCACGCGAACATCTAAGGGGCTGTGTTCTGGCAATCGAAGGGAATAAGGTCAATTTCGAAGAATCCTGGATGCCTCTTGCTCCTGACGGTGTAGTAATCAGCGCTCCGAATTCTGAAGAAAATATCGATTCTTTTGACGATTTAAGGGCTCCGTTCTACGCAGACATCGATATCTACTGGGTGGGTGATAAGACCTATATTTCAGCCATCCGGATGTTGAAACAGTTCGAATACAGCTCAGACGGTTATATCATAGGTGAATACCACGACGAGGAATAACGGCTTATTACGGTCTCTGGGCGGGGATTGATCTCCGTCCAGAGACCGACAGCGTTGAAGTGTAGCATCCTGCGTCCTTCTCTTCTTCCTTCCCAAAAACCTTGACTTTTTGTAGTTTTTTATTAAAATATTGTAATGAGGAGGCAGCATTGAAAAAATTCTTTGAATTTCTTTTGGTCTTTCTTATTACAGTTTATGTAAACTGTGGTGCAGAGAAAAAAGAAGATAAAACCGGGGAAGGAGCAAATACCGCTCCATTTATAAAAAGCGCTGAAATCGTTCCCGCCGTGCCCGTGCTTGGTTCCAGAATTACTCTACGTGTTGAAGCTGGAGATAAAGAAGGCGACAAAATCGATTATGAAGTCAAGTGGTTCTTGAATGGAAAAGAAATCGGAAAAGGATTTGAATTTTATCTGGAAGAAGCGAAAAGAAACGATGAGATCTTCGCTGAAATCACGCCGAGCGACGGAAAGTCAACCGGCGAAACCGTCAAAACGGCGCCGGTCGTTATCGGTAATACACCGCCGAAGATCACCGGTGCCCGTATTTCACCGGATACCATATTGACATCAACCAGTGATCTAACAGTCATTGGTGAAGGTTTTGACCCTGACGGTGACAGTCTGAAATGGCTGTGTTATTGGACACTCGACTACAAAGAGCGTCTTCCTGATTCTTCCACTACAATAAATTTGAAACAGCTTAAACTTAAAAAAGGTTCTCATCTTACCGCTGAATTATATGCCTCAGACGGAGATACGGTTTCCAATCTCTATCTTCTGGAAATAGATGTTGTGAACGGTGCCCCGATATTAAAAGAATCAGCTGATTCAATACCGTACACCCCCGGCTCAATCAAATTTCCGGTTCCGATCATTGATCCTGACAATGATCCTTTGACATTTGAACTCTTAGAAGCACCTGAAGGTCTGGTTATCGATAAAAAGAACGGAATCGTATCAGGTACGGTTGCAGAAACAACTGCTTTTGAAATCCTGGTAAGGGCGACGGATACTGAAGGTGCTTACCTGGATGCACGATTTACATTGACACCTCCTCAACCAGCAACAAATCAATAAGTTTTCCATATAAAAAAGGCGGACGCTCAAGCGTCCGCCTTTTTTATATAAACTCCTTGTTATTTCTTCGGGTGATCCGGATCAGGAACCGGTGCGCCCACTGGACAGACCGCCACACACTGAGGTTCATCAAAGTGGCCTTCGCATTCCACACATTTATTGAAATCAATTACATAAATAGGATCACCTTCACTAATTGCCTGCACCGGACATTCAGGCTCACAGAGTCCACATGCCGTGCATTCTTCAGTAATTTTGTATGCCATTTTACCTCCTTATTAACGGGCTTATTATATCAATTTTCTTTATAATGTCAAGTATACGTTTCACCCCTGAAATTTTTCCAGTATCACCAGAGCCAAAGGCAGATTTTCAAGGGGGGTGAAAAGCTTCTCTGTTCTAATTCGGAAGTGCTTCTTTTCAAGCACCGCTGCGGCGGCTCTCAGTTCCTCCTCGATCCGATGGGTCTTATAGAAAATTGCAATACCCTGCGGTTCTATCAGATGATCGATCGCCTTCACCATCTTCTTGATCCTGCCGACCGCCTTTAAAAGAACCACTTCAAACTTTCTTTCTTTATAGTCCTCAGCTCTTCCATTGACGACCCGGGTATGCATGAGTCCCAGGTGGTCGATAAGGTGATTCAGAAAACGCACTTTTTTTCTTCTGGATTCAAAAAGGGTCAAATCTATATCGGGCAGTAAAATACGAAGGGGTATTGAAGGAAAACCGGCGCCCGCCCCGATGTCACATATATATTTAAATCTTTTGACATATTTGAAAGCCGTCAATGAAGTTACAAAATGGCGCCGTGCGATGCGATTAT includes:
- the rsmG gene encoding 16S rRNA (guanine(527)-N(7))-methyltransferase RsmG — protein: MRYGMTSKKSLKLDEKERFIGELNELKEGLRQLGIEYDRSVLERFRIYLEVLHNYKDKVHLLSHRDYNRIARRHFVTSLTAFKYVKRFKYICDIGAGAGFPSIPLRILLPDIDLTLFESRRKKVRFLNHLIDHLGLMHTRVVNGRAEDYKERKFEVVLLKAVGRIKKMVKAIDHLIEPQGIAIFYKTHRIEEELRAAAAVLEKKHFRIRTEKLFTPLENLPLALVILEKFQG
- a CDS encoding YfhL family 4Fe-4S dicluster ferredoxin is translated as MAYKITEECTACGLCEPECPVQAISEGDPIYVIDFNKCVECEGHFDEPQCVAVCPVGAPVPDPDHPKK